The following coding sequences lie in one Populus trichocarpa isolate Nisqually-1 chromosome 14, P.trichocarpa_v4.1, whole genome shotgun sequence genomic window:
- the LOC7462049 gene encoding vascular-related unknown protein 1, which yields MEDFSINHSSMNKAVSVSPAEESGWTSYFEDFSNHKEEDHSLCSITFDSSSMVSDAASFPPWKSSHAVACSSINGGLPKELTFKKTRAKEISLDDSLEDTASSPVNSPKVRDLRPISENPTKTNDQYFNSSLGNKEGSGLEQYAEGLETSERCEIIFSSGKNDCIDLKKRGLCLVPLSMLVNYLG from the exons ATGGAAGACTTCTCTATTAATCATTCATCAATGAATAAAGCTGTTTCGGTCTCTCCAGCTGAGGAGAGTGGGTGGACATCTTATTTTGAAGATTTCTCTAACCATAAAGAAGAAGATCATAGTTTATGCTCTATTACTTTTGATAGCTCCTCAATGGTTTCTGATGCTGCTTCTTTTCCTCCATGGAAATCATCTCATGCTGTTGCCTGCTCTTCCATCAATGGGGGTTTGCCGAAAGAGTTAACTTTCAAGAAAACAAGAGCCAAGGAAATTTCTCTTGATGATTCCTTGGAGGATACTGCTAGTTCTCCTGTTAATAGCCCCAAG GTTAGAGATTTGAGACCGATATCAGAGAATCCCACGAAAACAAATGATCAATATTTTAACAGTTCTCTG GGTAATAAAGAAGGCAGTGGTTTAGAGCAATATGCAGAAGGGCTGGAAACAAGTGAAAGATGTGAAATAATCTTCAGTAGTGGGAAGAATGACTGCATAGATTTGAAGAAGAGAGGGTTGTGCTTGGTTCCTTTGTCCATGTTAGTTAACTATCTGGGTTAA